The Humulus lupulus chromosome 4, drHumLupu1.1, whole genome shotgun sequence genome has a window encoding:
- the LOC133831384 gene encoding probably inactive leucine-rich repeat receptor-like protein kinase At5g06940: MAIPCKYSSLLLLSVVLTFFVHSSVSSELDILLTFKSSIKDSKNSLRIWSNNSGSHYCNWTGITCTTTPPLSVTSINLKSLNLSGEISSSLCKLLNLAHLNLADNLFNQPIPLHLSECSSLETLNLSNNLIWGTIPDQISQFGSLKVLDLSKNHVEGKIPESIGLLKMLQVLNLGSNLLSGTVPSVFGNLTELVVLDLSQNSYLVSEIPSDIGKLEKLEQLLLQTSGFHGELPDSLEGLRSLTTLDLSQNNLTGRVPQTLGSSLKNLVSFDVSENKLQGVFPDGICSQKGVINLSLHTNLFSGKIPSSINQCLNLERFQVQNNLFSGDFPTGIWSLPKIKLIRAENNLFSGVIPESIAMAAQLEQVQIDNNSFTGRIPEGLGHVKSLYRLSASSNGFYGKLPPNFCDSPVMSIINLSQNSLSGDIPELKNCRKLVSLSLAENSLTGNMPPSLSDLPVLTYLDLSDNNLTGPIPEGLQNLKLALFNVSFNQLSGKVPYSLISGLPASFLQGNPELCGPGLPNSCSDDDQPRHQDIGLTTLTCALISLAFAFGTMIIVAGFIVYQRSQKQRSQVGSWRSVFFYPLRVTEHDLVMGMDDKSAVGSGGVFGRVYILSLPSGEQVAVKKLVKFETQSSKALKVEIKTLAKIRHKNIVKLLGFCHSEDSIFLIYEFQHRGSLGDLIGKTDFQLEWSVRMKIAIGVAQGLAYLHKDYVPHLLHRNVKSRNLLLDEDFEPKLTDFALDRIVGEAAFQSTITSESPVSCYNAPEYGYSKKPTEQMDVYSFGVVLLELITGRPAEQAETPDSLDVVKWVRRKVNITNGAFQVLDQKISNSSQQEMLGALEIALRCTSVMPEKRPSMFEVAKSLQSLNSRTNLPCIEFSASDDHSVPV; this comes from the exons ATGGCTATACCCTGCAAATATTCATCATTGCTTCTTCTCTCTGTAGTCTTAACTTTCTTCGTTCATAGTTCAGTGTCATCTGAGCTAGACATTCTTCTAACATTCAAGTCTTCCATTAAAGATTCAAAGAACTCCCTTAGGATTTGGTCCAATAACTCAGGCAGCCATTACTGTAATTGGACTGGAATCACTTGTACCACTACACCACCACTGTCTGTCACTTCTATCAACCTCAAAAGCTTAAACCTTTCTGGTGAAATTTCTTCTTCACTTTGTAAGCTTCTTAATCTAGCTCATCTCAATCTTGCTGACAATCTTTTCAACCAGCCCATTCCTCTCCATCTCTCTGAATGTAGCTCTTTGGAGACTTTGAATCTCAGTAACAATCTTATCTGGGGTACAATACCAGATCAGATTTCTCAGTTTGGTTCGTTGAAAGTCCTTGACTTGAGCAAAAACCATGTAGAGGGGAAAATCCCAGAAAGCATTGGCTTGTTGAAGATGCTTCAAGTTCTCAACTTGGGAAGCAACTTGCTTTCAGGTACTGTACCTTCTGTTTTTGGGAACTTAACTGAGCTTGTTGTTCTTGATTTGTCTCAAAATTCATACTTGGTGAGTGAAATTCCTAGTGATATTGGCAAGCTTGAGAAGCTTGAGCAGCTACTGTTGCAAACCTCTGGTTTTCATGGTGAGCTTCCAGATTCTTTAGAGGGTTTGAGAAGTTTGACCACTTTAGACCTTTCCCAGAACAATCTAACTGGAAGGGTTCCTCAGACACTAGGGTCTTCTCTCAAGAACTTGGTGTCGTTTGATGTTTCAGAGAACAAGCTTCAGGGCGTATTCCCAGATGGCATTTGTAgtcaaaagggtgttataaaCCTTAGCCTACACACAAATCTATTTAGTGGTAAAATTCCTAGCTCCATTAACCAATGTTTGAATCTTGAGAGGTTTCAAGTGCAGAACAACTTGTTTTCTGGTGATTTCCCAACTGGGATATGGTCATTGCCCAAAATTAAGCTTATCCGAgctgaaaataatttattttctggAGTTATTCCTGAATCTATAGCTATGGCTGCTCAACTGGAGCAAGTTCAGATAGATAACAACAGCTTCACAGGCAGGATTCCTGAGGGTCTTGGACATGTCAAGAGCTTGTATAGATTATCTGCATCTAGTAATGGTTTTTATGGGAAACTTCCCCCCAATTTCTGTGACTCTCCTGTTATGAGCATAATAAATCTCTCCCAAAATTCTCTTTCTGGTGACATTCCGGAGCTGAAAAATTGCAGGAAACTCGTGTCATTGTCTTTGGCAGAAAACAGTCTAACTGGGAACATGCCTCCTTCTCTTTCTGACTTGCCAGTATTAACTTACCTTGATCTTTCTGATAACAATCTCACTGGTCCCATCCCTGAAGGGCTTCAGAATTTGAAGCTTGCCCTGTTCAATGTCTCCTTCAACCAGCTATCTGGTAAGGTTCCCTACTCTTTGATTTCAGGTCTTCCAGCTTCATTTCTTCAAGGGAATCCTGAACTCTGTGGTCCTGGATTGCCCAATTCATGTTCTGATGATGACCAACCAAGACACCAGGATATTGGTCTTACAACATTGACTTGTGCCTTGATCTCTTTAGCTTTTGCTTTTGGAACTATGATTATTGTTGCCGGGTTTATTGTGTATCAAAGATCTCAGAAGCAGAGATCTCAAGTTGGCTCGTGGCGTTCGGTTTTCTTTTATCCTCTCAGAGTTActgagcatgatttggtcatggGAATGGATGATAAGAGCGCTGTAGGGAGTGGTGGAGTTTTTGGTAGAGTTTACATTTTAAGTCTACCAAGTGGTGAACAAGTTGCTGTGAAGAAGCTTGTTAAGTTTGAGACTCAGTCTTCGAAAGCTTTGAAGGTTGAAATCAAGACACTGGCCAAGATCAGGCATAAGAACATTGTTAAACTTCTGGGGTTTTGCCATTCTGAGGATTCAATCTTTTTGATCTATGAGTTCCAACACAGAGGAAGTTTGGGAGACTTGATTGGAAAAACAGATTTTCAGTTGGAATGGAGTGTGAGGATGAAAATTGCCATTGGTGTTGCTCAAGGACTAGCCTACCTTCACAAGGATTATGTTCCTCATTTACTCCACAGAAATGTCAAATCCAGAAACTTACTTCTGGATGAAGATTTTGAACCAAAGCTTACGGATTTCGCTCTTGACCGAATTGTGGGAGAAGCTGCATTCCAGTCAACAATAACATCTGAATCTCCTGTCTCATGTTACAATGCACCAG AATATGGATACAGCAAAAAACCAACTGAACAAATGGATGTATACAGCTTTGGTGTAGTACTCCTTGAGCTAATCACAGGAAGGCCGGCCGAGCAAGCTGAAACACCCGATTCGCTTGATGTTGTAAAGTGGGTGAGGAGAAAAGTGAACATCACTAATGGAGCTTTTCAAGTTCTTGATCAAAAGATATCAAATTCATCGCAACAAGAGATGTTAGGAGCTCTTGAAATCGCTCTCCGCTGCACATCTGTGATGCCGGAGAAGAGACCATCTATGTTTGAAGTTGCTAAATCACTGCAGTCTCTTAACTCAAGAACCAACCTCCCTTGTATAGAATTCTCTGCCTCTGATGATCACTCAGTTCCAGTCTGA
- the LOC133833037 gene encoding uncharacterized protein LOC133833037 translates to MDRQTNPSSWWVSITSMCDNGDNESEDDGLDSEDDLRSLCSSDENCGSRRSNKQYNPRCNFSEFKFVLGMEFGSVELLRGALKRVFHKKQQRVCLCNKFYRECKGQMSDNKSFRVNTLVDVHNCGIVFNSQHVTVNWLANHFLDEFRLNPNMDYATFKEKTFKTKYSQVKRHKFYRARNKAKKILEGSVSEQFAILEDYCKQLLATNPRSTAKIQTKLVDRKRIFERCYICLKACKDGFINGCRPIIGLDGCFLKGYYKGILKTTIGIDGTNSIFPIAYAIAAKENTNSWKWFLEFLKEDLAINDPTKYTFISDKQKDLENAVETLFGGAGVRFCVRHLHSNFKKENPDILLKQMLWPATNATTEAEFERRMQELKDFDEAAYT, encoded by the exons ATGGATAGACAAACAAATCCATCAAGTTGGTGGGTATCAATCACTTCTATGTGTGATAATGGAGACAATGAGAGTGAAGATGATGGATTAGACTCTGAAGATGATCTACGAAGTTTATGCAGTAGTGATGAAAACTGTGGCTCACGTCGGTCCAACAAACAGTACAATCCAAGGTGCAACTTCTCAGAGTTTAAGTTTGTTCTGGGTATGGAGTTTGGGAGTGTGGAGTTATTAAGGGGTGCACTTAAAAGAGTATTTCATAAGAAGCAACAAAGAGTATGTCTTTGTAACAAATTCTACAGAGAATGTAAGGGTCAAAT GAGTGACAACAAAAGTTTTAGGGTCAATACTCTTGTTGATGTACACAATTGCGGAATAGTTTTTAATAGTCAACATGTCACTGTCAATTGGCTTGCAAATCATTTTCTGGATGAATTTAGGTTGAATCCCAATATGGACTACGCCACTTTCAAAGAAAAGACCTTCAAAACTAAATATTCTCAAGTTAAAAGGCACAAGTTCTATCGGGCAAGGAACAAAGCAAAGAAAATTTTAGAAGGTTCAGTTTCAGAACAATTTGCAATTTTAGAAGATTATTGCAAGCAACTTCTGGCAACAAATCCTCGTAGTACAGCGAAGATTCAGACCAAGTTGGTGGATAGGAAAAGAATATTTGAAAGATGTTATATATGTCTCAAAGCATGCAAGGATGGTTTCATCAACGGGTGTAGACCTATAATAGGCCTTGATGGTTGTTTTCTTAAAGGCTACTATAAAGGTATTTTGAAGACAACAATTGGAATTGATGGCACTAATTCTATATTCCCAATTGCCTATGCTATCGCAGCGAAAGAAAACACAAACTCTTGGAAATGGTTTCTTGAGTTTTTGAAAGAGGATCTAGCCATTAATGACCCTACAAAATACACTTTCATCAGTGACAAGCAAAAAGACTTAGAAAATGCAGTGGAAACCTTGTTTGGTGGAGCTGGAGTAAGGTTTTGTGTGAGGCATCTACACTCTAACTTCAAGAAGGAAAATCCTGACATATTGTTGAAGCAAATGTTATGGCCAGCAACAAATGCAACAACAGAGGCCGAATTTGAAAGAAGAATGCAAGAGCTGAAAGATTTTGATGAAGCTGCCTACACTTAG